The sequence TATGAAGGAGTATGCCGCACTTGGGCACATGTCTCCGATCAGTGAGGTCGACATCAGTCCAAATCATTATTTTATACCGCATCATGCTGTGCTTCGCCCAACAAATGTAACAACCAAATTGCGTGTCGTATttgacgcatctcaaaaaacctcATCTAACGTATCCCTCAATGATTTACTTATGGTAGGCCCAACGATCCAGCCCGATCTCATAACAACTTTGCTTAAATTTCGCCTTTACAAACATGCATTAACTGCTGACATTTGTAAAATGTATCGCCAGTTCGGGATGTCACCGAAGGACAGACAATTTCAACTAATTGTATGGAGGGATGAACCACATCTTCCTTTACAGTTCTATGAATTAAATACTATAACATATGGAACGGCTTCAGCACCGTTCCTAGCAATCCGcagtttattttttattgcgGAAACGTATGGCAATCTTTATCCTCTTGGCGCACACGTTTTGAAATCCGATCTATATGTAGACGATGTCCTTACAGGCGCCGATACTCTAGAGGAGTTAAAGCAACGCAAATTCGAATTAACCCAGTTATTAGCGATGGCCAAACTCGAACTCGCTAAATGGAACAGCAActgcattgaacttttcacgaacTCAGATGAGGTAGCCATTCAGCTGGCCAGCGGCGTTACTAGTACACTGGGAATGTTATGGAAACCAAGGTCAGATCAATTTTGTTTCCAATTTAATGACGAACCCCACAGGAATACTACAAAGCGTTTGATTCTTTCAAAGACAGCAAAGATATATGACTTACTAGGGCTTTTGAGTCCAATTGTAATTCGatgcaagatgcttctccaagcacTTTGGTTACACGGTGCCTCATGGGATGAGGAAGTGCCCAAGCCACTTTCCGATTTATGGGCTAGCATAGAAGATGATCTACCTAATATAAACACAATTTCCGTTCCTCGCTACGCATTTACTTCACCGTCACAGAGAGGCGAACTGCACGGGTTTTCAGATGCCTCTGAGCGAGCTTATGGATGCTGCATTTATACCAGAATTTGGCACAATGGTACGTATAAAATTAATTTGCTTATTGCCAAGTCTAAAGTAGCTCCAGTAAAGGCACAGTCTGTACCAAGGTTGGAGCTGTGCGCTGCATTGCTTTTAATACGAACATGGAAAAAGTTTGAAGTGAACCTCAAGCAGAATATTAACACAGTATATTTTTGGATGGATTCAACCACAGTCCTTCAGTGGTTAAAAACTCATTCCTCGACTCTTACTTCATTTGTCGCCAACCGGGTCTCGGAAATCCAGGAACATTCGCAGGGCATCATATGGCGACATGTTCCATCGAAGGATAATCCGGCCGATTTAATTTCACGCGGCTGCAGTGCTGCTGATCTATGTAGCACAATATGGTTTTCTGGCCCATTATTCCTTAGTAAGGAGTCAAAACATTGGCCGGAGCTGGTAGTCGTCACCGACGCACCAGTGGAAGAGCAGCGTAAGCCCAAACGAACTCAATGCTATAAAACAAATCACATAACACACATTGTAAATGATATCGTCAATCGAAATTCCTCATACATCCGCATCCTTCGCATAATAGCATTTATTCATCGCGTATATAACACAGTTCCACCGCAAAGAAAGATGCAAATACAAGATGTAGAACCCATTTCTGCTGCGGAACTCAATAATGCATTCAATTTTGTTGCCGTAACCTTACAACGCGATTTCTACTCTTCAGAAATTAATGCATTagagaacaataaaaatataccTCCATCGTTTCAGAAACTGTCGCCACTCTTGTGCCAACTGCAAATATTTAAGAAGATGCACACCGTCGTTAGAGTAGGCGGACGGTTGTTGCAAGCACCTATTCCAATAGAAGCAAGATGCCCGCTAATACTGCCTCACGACCATCGTTTCATAATCCTCTATATAGAGCACTTACATCGCACAAATCTTCACGCTTGCAACAAAAAATCATGGGACTCTTACCAGCGGACCGATTTCATACAGAGCGGCCATTTTATATTTGCGGAGTGGATTTTTGTGGACCTTTCCTTACCAGTTACCGTATCAGGAGTAAAGTTCCCTACAAAACCTATGTGGCGATCTTTgtgtgcttttcgacgaaagcaatACATATGGAATTAGTTTCCGATTTAAGTGCCGATGCGTTTATATACTGTCTCAAACGATTTATAAACCGGCGAGGCGTTCCACATCGAATTTACTGTGACAACGCAACAAATTTCGTGGGGGCTCACAACAAATTGCAAGATTTTTACCATCGCTACTTGTGCGATCAAAGTCGAAAGGAAATTTCCGACTTTTCGTCCATCACAGGTTTCGAATTCCATTTTATCCCACCGCGATCGCCGCATTTCGGTGGGCTCTGGGAAGCTGCTGTTAAATCAGCAAAGCACCTTTTTACCAAATACTTATCCCAAGGTGGTCTCACGTATGAGGAACTCTTGACAGTCATAGTTGAAGCAGAAGGCATTCTTAACTCTCGTCCATTGGTAACAATGTCAAACGATCCTAATGATGGAAGCGTCTTGACGCCATCTCACTTTCTCATTGGTGAAGCGATTAGGAGCGTACCCGAACCCAATTGTGACACCAACAAGCTATCATATTTATCACGATGGCAACGCATCACCCATATAAAAAATCTGTTTTGGCAACAATGGCGGCGTGACTACCTCCATGAGCTGCAGCAGCGATTCAAATGGCTAACTGACCAAGCTAACGTAGAACTTGATCAGCTTGTACTTTTATATGAAGATAATATACCATCTAACCAGTGGCCATTAGGCCGAATTACGAACGTTATCCCAGGTCCAGACAAAAAGGTCCGAGTGGTGGAAATTAAAACAGCAAAGGGAATTCTTCGCCGACCAGTTCATAAACGAGCCCCATTACCATCAGGATATTGAAAGGATCCTTTCAACGGGGGCAGGATGTTCAATCGGAATTGACTGGTCACAAATGTTAGGTATAGTATGGTAACGCACAAGCAGCATTGGTTGGCCTATTGTGCTTTAAGCTTttcattttttcttctttatcatTGTAATTTGCTGACAGTCGTTTTCGTACATTGCTTCAATAAAGTTCGTGTATTCTTAAATCGTATGTCTCCTTTTTTTATTAACCAGAAACAATATTCAAATcggatttcgaaaaaaaaaatttgttacgctaaaaaaaaacttcaaagatcaagcattTTTTGTAATTCGAATAGATTATAAAAAGAATCGTACGTATTATCTAATTTTTCAGACACCCCCAAAATATGGTCCTACCcttgataattacaaaaaaaaaaaaaaatttcaattttgcgCACCTCATACTGTTGGCTTTTGGAATGTTTGCTAACTTTGAGTGAAGATTCATCTAAAGGTATGAACGAGTGGTAGCTTTGAGTTCCTGTAATAGTTTTAGCAGTTTTGTACCTTGCAAGTAGCTCTTCTTGTGTTTTGTTGTAGTCGTCAGCGTCTGCATAAGCGATTTCAAAGGAGGTCTAATGAGTTTGTGAAGCCCAGTGATTAAGGTCTTTCGCCGTTTGAATTAGGTTTTTATTTGCCATGCTATAATTCCAAGCGCCTCGTTTTAATGTCCCACCTATTTTTtacgcatttttcacaactttgacaccttgccacgcccacaatttttcaaaaattgaattTCCAAAAATGAGGTTGTGCTTctataggtaaagtgtacctctatgcatttcatcaaaatctgaggtggtcgggttcaaaatgtgcctttttataggttttgatatgaaattcatcatatagagaatattaaaaaaaaaaaactgtttgaaAATTTACCAGTTTATAAAGTTAACTCTGAAACAATAACTACAACTTTCTGAATTGAAATTTGCAAAGTTATTATTTAAAGTAATATATATACTCAATTAATTAATATTATGTATATTGCTAATTGCAAGTTTtcctttttggttttttatttttgtatatatgtattttttttttttttttttttgaaatttaaataataaaccaACTGCTGTTTTAAGATATGAGCTTATTTTTAAATGCTAATTTGAAACTTAGTTACTCACAATatacaacatatgctatatatatattttttagtatCCCACGCCAATAACAAGCCCCGATACTGAACCATGGAAGTGGATAAGCTAAATAAATgaatacgaaaaaaaatattaaaatcaggtCATTACTAACCAACAAATCAACTTAATATTCAAATTTAATACTCATTATACAAAATTATAAATCATTAAATGCATTCTACAAAATCTACAAAATAATCatgatttgaaataaaaaaattcgttTAAAAGCATTTGCATGATCTATTTCTTCAGCATGACGTTTGTTGACTTGTTATGCCAATTTATATGTATGTTGCatgatatttaaaagttttgaaaatttagtaaatatttttttggtattttcaaTGAATTATGTCGCAATTGTTTTTGAATATTGTACTCTATGCCCTTTTTTGTTTGTAGATTAAAGAAGTTCTTGCCACCTTAGGCAAAGACGACGTATTCATGGGTACCGAAATAAACCGGCTTAGCAGCATAGTTCTAAATTGTAATCCAAAGCAAAGACGAAGAAGGCAATCCCCCAGTGgattaaggggcttagaatatacccgcaacaggtatgcctgttgttagaggcgactaaaataccgaatCGATTCAAGTGGATGTGTAACGCAAccttcaagggattgccagcgcaatttatagcttctccaactcaattggcaacctcacgtaatcgtggcgaatcctgtttctttagaagCCGAGGCTCTAACGGGTCTAGGGTGGGGGAGGGGAGTATGGCCTAgagggtttcatgtggtcatactaaaaagttcctgagatggtcgggctaataccttaatggtgtttgttaccggaacgtaccggatctgtatccagcaaacgACCATGAAaattcgataacactccccaaaaccttcgctacaataacaacagggCAATCAGGCTACAAATTCGATATCTTTTCGTACTGATGTAGGTACTTCGGGATCAGTTCAGATATCTGCGAGCTCATCTTAGGTCATCTTTTGGGTAATTATCGAAACTATTCCTGAACTACTTTGGGAGTTTCTCGGAACCTTATCGATATGATTTTGGGTCCATTTCGGTATAGTTTCTGGACTATTTGTGCAGATTTTCTTGAGCTTGTTATCGTTAACATATGAGTTATAGGCTTTTTATCGCGAATGTATCGGTTCGTTATTGAAAACAACGTCGGTTCGTCATCGGCAAGCTATCGACAAGCTAGCGACCAGTTTCCGacatgttatcgatttcttatcaaagtGTTAGTGATTAAAAACAACCGTTATAGACGAGCTATCGGGTTGTTATGAGCACGTTCTGGGCGTGTTTTCAAGTTGTTATCTGTGAGTTATCGATTTCCTATCGAAGTGCTATCGCCgtgctatcgattttttaacgTGTTGTTATAGATTTACTATAGGCTTGTCTTTTTTTGATCGGCAACGCACTGTAATACCGATTAACACAAATGATCGATTTCCCTTATAACCTCAATTCCGAACTTTCGGAAGTTACGACTTTTGGAAATCGGAATTGAAGCTCCTTGGCTTCTCTAACACAAGTACCACATATGTTTTGGGAAAGTACTCTTTAAGAGTACATTTGTAATCCCTCTATAGGATAATTGTTTTGCGTTCTGCTTTGTCAGAAAGAATGGAGGCGTTACAAAGTAATGTTACACGCATGTTTGGCTTCATCCGTGAATGTTATACCAACTTTTCAATGGGTTGCTGGCCAGACTGTAAGTTTTAGGCTTGGCTGGCGTTCGTTGGTGACAGTGGTAGGCGGGGTTACTGTGATGGTCTACCAAATCGAAGGTCCCTGCGAACATAAATCATTTAATAGCAACGAATTACTCTTAAAGTAGAGGTCCCTCGGCAGCGGCTTGGATGTATTTTCGTCATGTATAACTTCTTAGCGAAATTGCATTTGCTCTGGCATAGAAGTTTGACGTACATTCATTcagagaactttttttttttgatcaggaGTCCGTTGTATAAGCTGAGAAGATCCCCTTCATGTTAAGCCTGTCgctattattaatattaaatccCGAAGAAAGCCATATGCCGGTTGATGGGGTTCCACACCCTAAATAAGAGATAAAACtgtagaaacaaattttatttattcagcCACAAATGCCTATCGCCGTTTTTACTTGAGTTAAGTCACTAAGTATTGTTGAACTATCAACACTATCATTCTAGCTATGCGCAAATAAGTTTGTAAAACGTGGGTCTAGAGCATAGGCCCCGCCTTTCTGGCGCACTTTTATCAAAATACCAAAATATCAGTATGTATAAATCTGGTATCGCTATATACTCTAACTGCATTACAACTCGCCTGGACTTTACCATGCAGGTCTATCGCAAAACGGATGATCAACATATCCAAAAGGTgtttgaggcgttggttccacattgcatttGAAAAGCTgtttgatgtcatgtggggacaccttgcaagcaggacatacattctGTGTGTAATAGTTGGCAGTAGGTTAAGGCCTTAAAGAGTTTATGCTTTTTTTCATTCGTAAAATACCTTCGCTTGACTCCTCTAGCAGTCCTGGTAGCGTTCGCACACACCGTTCATTTCCCTCGATTACAAAAGCagcatttttcaaataatttcccTAATAGTACGGAGAGCTGCTAAAATGTGCTACCCTTGCTGACTAGGGCCCAAACAATAATCACCTCTAAATTGAATATTTGTTTCATACCCAGGTTCAGCGGCCGTACTTCCAATTAAGTTATTGCCAAAGCTTCAACGCCAAAGTGTCTAAAGGAACTCAAATGGGGATAAAAGCATGCAGCATTTGATTAAAATGTCAATAGAACCAACTTTATTCTAATTTGACTCTGAACGCGAAATGGATCTCAGTTTGCTTTGTCATcaatttttatacacaaattCGCTTCGACCATAGCCATGGTGCAAGCTTGTAGCCCAACGTTGCATGCTTTTAGCTTTAAGCTTCAGCTAAAATTGTCTGACTGCAGGATTAGTTAGATAAAAAATAAGCTTATTTATTATCTTTACATGCATGcccctttaaaaatgtatatCAATGTATAATCTTATGTACTTGCTATAAGTTAAACTAAAAGTGCttactaaaatttaaattaataatttaacaaaCAAATTTCAAATACTTTTACAGCTAACCGCCATAAGAAGTCGTGGAAAATATCCAATCATCAAATTGAGAAGCGCCTCAATACAATCCATCGAATCGACTGAGATTGATTTTAATGAATTGAATTTACGTCGTGAGAGTGGCGAATTATCAACAACATAATACATGCATGTTGTTGTGGCTGAAGTGGAGATATATCAAACGATTGCATGATTGACATATTGACTCgatttttaattgatattaggTGATTGTGCAAGCAAAATCAAATCTTTAGCAGATTATTAAAAAAGAGTAGAAAATtccaaataattaattaattcaaagttaaaaataaaaaaaatttattagcgTTATGTAAGTGGATATCTGTGAATTATGCGCTTTCCAGCAACTATGTTAGATGCTTATATATACAAACGAGTACATACTAATTTAATAcaattacttttattattttattcttgTTTTGTTTACTTACATCTCACACACGCACAAATTGCTATTAATTTATTGTCTATAAATATGCAAATAGGAATTTTATCAAATTAATTATTattgtattatattattataaatgCTAACACAGTCCGTTTCATAAATTTCGGACTGTCAACAAACTATGCTATGTACGAAAGAGTGTACAATGTTGTATTTaggggttgttgttgtgttaacagtgcttcgccccattcaatgtgTGCGACGACTCTCATCAAGGGCCTCTAACGAGAATCCAatgaaactagcagtttcaacagggttggaccattcGGATTGTCAAAAATGTGTGCGTTTAACACCTCATGTCAGGTAAACTCTGAGCTAAAAATattacttgccgttctgcaagtgagcatatgagtttaacctgttacagtatccagaacgaagttagaCCGGAATGGCTCGTATCTCCCTTGGAagtctgctttcttcttctgcaagggttgcATAGTGTATATTGATTAAAGGGTTTAGCGCTTCCGATCTACCGAAGGTATTTACCGACTCCGTTAGGTCTAGGGCCTCCTTATGCTTATTCGGATCAAACGGCTGAGTGGGCCAGTGCTGGATCTCATCacagtgcttacggagatgtttcctTATTCCTCTTGGGaacggggctagatcaagcagttgttgcTGAGACATTCTGGTTTGTAACAATTTAACAAGAACTGTCTATTCAGCCTGTATTtaggtgtatgtacatatttaacagGCCTGAAAAATGTTTATCATCGTTCAGCCCATAACCGTccgcgtttgttgttgttgttgttgtagcagtgcttcgctccatccaagaatgacaatttgtgggatggacgcaacaaattaaccGGCTGCCTTGAGAATCGTATCTCATCAGCGTATGAGCATGCAATCTGTGGAGTTGACTTGTGCTATCAGAGAGCTATTGCGAGGTCTGAGTTGCGAAATTATTTACAGTCTATTGCGTTTGCAGATTTACGACGTCttgctttccttgtgtttttaacTGCGCGATTGTAGCAGCGCACGCATCTTTGATTTTCGATTGGGGCCAGATATTTATTCAACGATCAGCCTCAATTTATAAGGTGAGGTTGTATCATGCAGCTTAAACTTTCTATCTGACCACATAATTATGAAACAGATTTATAGTTAgcaaatttaaaatgtaaattttcgCAAATATTAATAGCAAAACTTGCAAATCTCGTCATCTacctaaaagtatgctagacaACTTCTTTTTTTGCAAACTATGCCCGGATTACAACCTTCGTGCGCCTAAAAGCACGTAATAGCTATTTGCTTAACTAAAGAAATCATGAGATCTTTCAGATGCACCCAGTTTTGAGATGGCATtgagtgaaagttaaaattacgTCATCTGGGTACTATTTTGACATTGGAAATTCTATACTAgcttaataataattttcaacgatttgtatatgtatttgaaaATGTATTTATAACAAGGTAATATTTAAGTTTTAGATATAATATCTGATATTAAATGAAAGTTGAAAAATGGCGCGTTAGCtgataatataaaagaaaatatgtgtCACAAAATAAACcagttttttatattatataattttacatgcataaatgtGTAGCATTAATTTTTACAAATATGTGTTATGTatgtattacaaaaaaaaaaaacaaaaaacaaaaaaaccatgacacaa is a genomic window of Eurosta solidaginis isolate ZX-2024a chromosome 4, ASM4086904v1, whole genome shotgun sequence containing:
- the LOC137247728 gene encoding uncharacterized protein codes for the protein MNKGDHIALRSLIDNVASIKGALLSIGSEKDIMEALLIDIILTRLDADSKKAYDERQEFKELPSFEKCYTNLSHRCQLLESWNKRSPDVANHIPNSKVSKSKAFVTSKSKCVCCQAGDHLIHRCMKFRNMSVAQRFDLAKLSSLCINCLGTGHVVAKCPSQTRCRVCNTLHHTLLHRVPSSGETPLSSSSTFSFSHSGSAPAWKSGSNQPTNQNFTSQTPTTLLARATGCSIIPTAIVLIKDACGIFQPVRALLDSCSELNFITLETAKRLRLHQIRFNQEVAGIAGASERVSTKVETTIQSRFSNFNCTAEFAVVNTISSRQPSQYIDTKSLEFPPNVNLADPYFFKPHKIDLLIGTDIFFELLDEGKLSLDGNQCLIVNTLLGWIVGGKYENHSTLRSNACYFTKSLSSPDLSAQLQRFWEIEEYKQEQQLSEEHVACEAHYVKNVTYTADNRVQVSLPFIGSPKALGNSFQNAYRRFISLERRFKRDSELGKSYTEFMKEYAALGHMSPISEVDISPNHYFIPHHAVLRPTNVTTKLRVVFDASQKTSSNVSLNDLLMVGPTIQPDLITTLLKFRLYKHALTADICKMYRQFGMSPKDRQFQLIVWRDEPHLPLQFYELNTITYGTASAPFLAIRSLFFIAETYGNLYPLGAHVLKSDLYVDDVLTGADTLEELKQRKFELTQLLAMAKLELAKWNSNCIELFTNSDEVAIQLASGVTSTLGMLWKPRSDQFCFQFNDEPHRNTTKRLILSKTAKIYDLLGLLSPIVIRCKMLLQALWLHGASWDEEVPKPLSDLWASIEDDLPNINTISVPRYAFTSPSQRGELHGFSDASERAYGCCIYTRIWHNVKAQSVPRLELCAALLLIRTWKKFEVNLKQNINTVYFWMDSTTVLQWLKTHSSTLTSFVANRVSEIQEHSQGIIWRHVPSKDNPADLISRGCSAADLCSTIWFSGPLFLSKESKHWPELVVVTDAPVEEQRKPKRTQCYKTNHITHIVNDIVNRNSSYIRILRIIAFIHRVYNTVPPQRKMQIQDVEPISAAELNNAFNFVAVTLQRDFYSSEINALENNKNIPPSFQKLSPLLCQLQIFKKMHTVVRVGGRLLQAPIPIEARCPLILPHDHRFIILYIEHLHRTNLHACNKKSWDSYQRTDFIQSGHFIFAEWIFVDLSLPVTVSGVKFPTKPMWRSLCAFRRKQYIWN